The Lujinxingia vulgaris genome includes a region encoding these proteins:
- a CDS encoding argininosuccinate synthase produces MSSNTVVLAFSGGLDTSFCVPYLKEKGLDVVTLFVDTGGVDDEERAYIEARAIELGAVAHHTVDGGDDIWEEVVVPLVQGGEIYQQQYPLLCSDRYIIVRKSLQLCRELGTKKFAHGCTGMGNDQVRFDLTVKTLGDFEILAPIRDIQQEHGNVREYEKAFLEERGFSTRAKASRYTINENLLGVTTSGSEVDEWEAPGDETYQLTAHPSEWPREALRASITFEEGVAVALDGEPIAGPELISVLNKRFGAYGVGRGYYTGDTTVGLKGRIVFEAPGLTCLLAAHRALEEAVSTGYQNQFKPVVAQKWVELVYKGFFYEPLKFDLEAYIESSQVFVNGTVTLETWGGKVSAVKIDSPHILRRAGAVYAQSADWNVTEAEGFIKLLGQSSTLHALVNSDEE; encoded by the coding sequence ATGTCCAGCAACACTGTCGTACTCGCCTTCTCCGGAGGCCTCGATACCAGCTTCTGCGTCCCCTATCTTAAAGAAAAAGGCCTCGATGTGGTCACCCTCTTTGTCGACACCGGCGGTGTCGATGATGAGGAGCGCGCCTACATCGAAGCGCGCGCCATCGAGCTGGGCGCGGTCGCGCACCACACCGTCGACGGCGGCGACGACATCTGGGAAGAGGTCGTGGTGCCCCTTGTGCAGGGCGGTGAGATCTACCAGCAGCAGTACCCGCTGCTCTGCTCCGACCGCTACATCATCGTGCGCAAGTCGCTGCAGCTCTGCCGCGAGCTCGGCACCAAAAAGTTCGCCCACGGCTGCACCGGCATGGGCAACGACCAGGTGCGCTTCGACCTGACCGTCAAGACGCTCGGCGACTTTGAGATCCTCGCGCCCATCCGCGACATCCAGCAGGAGCACGGCAACGTGCGCGAGTACGAAAAGGCCTTCCTCGAAGAGCGCGGCTTCTCCACCCGGGCCAAGGCCTCGCGCTACACCATCAACGAGAACCTCCTCGGCGTGACCACCTCGGGCTCGGAGGTCGACGAGTGGGAAGCCCCCGGCGATGAGACCTACCAGCTCACCGCGCACCCCTCAGAGTGGCCCCGCGAGGCGCTGCGCGCCTCGATCACCTTTGAGGAAGGCGTCGCCGTCGCCCTCGACGGCGAGCCCATCGCCGGCCCCGAACTCATCTCGGTGCTCAACAAGCGCTTTGGCGCTTACGGCGTCGGCCGCGGCTACTACACCGGCGATACCACCGTGGGCCTCAAAGGGCGCATCGTCTTTGAAGCCCCGGGCCTGACCTGCCTGCTCGCTGCCCACCGCGCGCTGGAAGAGGCCGTCTCCACCGGCTACCAGAACCAGTTCAAGCCGGTCGTCGCCCAGAAATGGGTGGAGCTCGTCTACAAAGGCTTCTTCTACGAGCCGCTGAAGTTCGACCTTGAAGCCTACATCGAGAGCTCGCAGGTCTTCGTCAACGGCACCGTCACCCTGGAGACCTGGGGCGGCAAGGTGAGCGCGGTGAAGATCGACTCTCCGCACATCCTGCGTCGCGCTGGCGCCGTCTACGCCCAGTCCGCCGACTGGAACGTGACCGAAGCCGAAGGCTTCATCAAACTTCTCGGCCAGAGCTCGACCCTGCACGCGCTGGTCAACAGCGACGAGGAGTAA
- a CDS encoding N-acetylornithine carbamoyltransferase: MQHFLTTADWSRPRLQSILDDARNLKAEPYQARLRNKTIALIFFNPSLRTRSSFDIGAHQMGAHAVVLEPGKGSWPMEFELGSVMDQTAEEHVREAARVLSRYCDLIAVRAFPQFEDWQVDRQDRVINAFAEHATVPVINMETITHPCQELALMLTLQERLGMVDGMKFVLTWTYHPKPLNTAVANSALLIASKFGMDVTLLCPNEDYILDERYMGLARQYTSEQGRNLTVTHNIEEAYSGAHVVYAKSWGALPYFGRWDEEKPVRDAHKHFIVDAEKMAHTDNGLFSHCLPCRRNVKVTDEVIDGPNSLVIDEAENRLHVQKALMSTLING, translated from the coding sequence ATGCAACACTTTCTGACCACCGCCGACTGGAGCCGTCCTCGACTGCAGTCGATCCTCGACGACGCCCGCAACCTCAAGGCGGAGCCCTACCAGGCGCGTCTGCGCAACAAGACGATCGCCCTGATCTTCTTTAACCCCTCGTTGCGCACCCGCTCCTCCTTCGACATCGGCGCCCACCAGATGGGCGCCCACGCCGTGGTACTGGAGCCCGGCAAGGGCTCCTGGCCGATGGAGTTTGAGCTGGGCTCGGTCATGGACCAGACCGCCGAAGAGCACGTGCGCGAAGCCGCCCGCGTTCTCTCGCGCTACTGCGATCTGATCGCGGTGCGCGCCTTCCCGCAATTTGAAGACTGGCAGGTCGACCGCCAGGATCGCGTCATCAACGCGTTTGCCGAACACGCCACCGTGCCCGTCATCAACATGGAGACCATCACCCACCCCTGCCAGGAGCTCGCGCTGATGCTCACGCTGCAGGAGCGCCTGGGCATGGTCGACGGCATGAAGTTCGTGCTCACCTGGACCTACCACCCCAAGCCGCTGAACACCGCGGTGGCCAACTCCGCGCTGCTCATCGCCTCGAAGTTCGGCATGGACGTGACGCTGCTCTGCCCCAATGAGGATTATATCCTTGATGAGCGCTACATGGGGCTTGCGCGCCAGTACACCTCCGAGCAGGGCCGAAACCTCACGGTGACCCATAACATCGAAGAGGCCTACTCCGGCGCCCACGTGGTCTACGCCAAGTCCTGGGGCGCGCTCCCCTACTTCGGCCGCTGGGACGAAGAGAAGCCGGTGCGCGACGCCCACAAACACTTCATCGTCGACGCCGAGAAGATGGCGCACACCGACAATGGCCTCTTCAGCCACTGCCTGCCCTGTCGCCGCAACGTCAAAGTCACCGACGAGGTCATCGATGGCCCCAACTCCCTGGTCATCGATGAGGCCGAAAACCGCCTGCACGTCCAGAAAGCCCTGATGAGCACCTTGATCAACGGCTGA
- a CDS encoding PP2C family protein-serine/threonine phosphatase: MHTSQAAAHAASTQDSARSAGWELRFAAITDIGLRRTVNQDVYLLYPSHRLYAVADGMGGHEGGELAATLAIETLAAYFNEVGDMIESTPQDRRSLQHNLVAGIKFANAAVYQEAAERGAHRGMGTTLVALTFDETRAYWAHVGDSRLYRLRQGRLERLTRDHSLLEETLERHNITSSDAAEFIANFPYKHVLTRAVGSQYCVDVSVAFSPLEPGDIFLATTDGVHNALSDDELASVLRGHADDLSAACQAIAQLTLSRGAPDNLTALLVETHTPGR, translated from the coding sequence ATGCACACCTCCCAGGCCGCCGCCCACGCCGCATCCACCCAAGATAGCGCCCGCAGCGCCGGCTGGGAGCTGCGCTTTGCGGCCATCACCGACATCGGTCTGCGCCGCACCGTCAATCAGGATGTCTACCTGCTCTATCCCTCGCACCGCCTCTACGCGGTGGCCGACGGCATGGGCGGTCACGAGGGCGGCGAGCTCGCTGCAACCCTCGCCATTGAGACTCTGGCGGCCTACTTCAACGAGGTGGGCGATATGATCGAGAGCACCCCGCAGGACCGACGCTCGTTGCAGCACAACCTCGTCGCCGGCATCAAATTCGCCAATGCCGCCGTCTACCAGGAGGCCGCTGAACGCGGTGCCCACCGTGGCATGGGCACCACGCTGGTCGCGCTGACCTTCGATGAGACCCGCGCCTACTGGGCCCATGTTGGCGACAGCCGTCTCTACCGCCTGCGCCAGGGCCGGCTGGAGCGCCTGACTCGCGATCATTCTCTGCTCGAAGAGACATTGGAGCGCCATAACATCACCTCGTCGGACGCCGCCGAGTTCATCGCCAACTTCCCCTACAAACACGTGCTCACGCGCGCGGTGGGAAGCCAGTACTGCGTCGATGTCAGCGTGGCGTTCTCCCCGCTTGAGCCCGGCGACATCTTCCTGGCCACCACCGACGGGGTTCACAACGCGCTGAGCGACGATGAGCTGGCTTCGGTCTTGCGCGGCCACGCCGATGACTTAAGCGCGGCCTGTCAGGCCATCGCCCAGCTCACCTTAAGCCGCGGTGCCCCCGACAACCTCACCGCCCTGCTCGTCGAGACCCACACCCCGGGGCGTTGA
- a CDS encoding malate dehydrogenase gives MTKPVRVAVTGAAGSIDYSLLFRIASGDLLGKDTPVILQLIEITPAMQALEGVAMEINDCAFPLLQDMILTDDLNKGFDGANLALLVGGMPRKQGMERADLIRANGPIFTGQGKAINDNAADDVRVAVVANPCNTNALIAMHSAPDVPNERFTAMTRLDENRAKSQLATKAGVAVADVKKMGIWGNHSNTMYPDFFNATIGGKPTTEVISDHEWLKGEFISTVQQRGAAIIKARGSSSAASAANALIDHVRDWFTVTPEDDFHAMAVPSDGSYGVQEGLIYSFPVRCDGKGGYEIVQGIELNDFSKEKLKVTEAQLIEEREVVADLLK, from the coding sequence ATGACGAAGCCCGTCCGCGTTGCTGTCACCGGTGCTGCCGGTTCGATCGACTACTCTCTGCTTTTCCGCATCGCTTCCGGCGACCTGCTGGGCAAGGACACCCCGGTGATCCTTCAACTCATCGAGATCACCCCGGCGATGCAGGCCCTGGAAGGGGTCGCTATGGAGATCAACGACTGCGCCTTCCCGCTGCTGCAGGACATGATCCTCACCGACGATCTCAACAAGGGCTTCGACGGCGCCAACCTCGCGCTTCTCGTGGGCGGGATGCCGCGTAAGCAGGGCATGGAGCGCGCCGACCTGATCCGCGCCAACGGCCCGATCTTCACCGGCCAGGGCAAGGCCATCAACGACAACGCCGCCGACGATGTGCGCGTGGCCGTGGTCGCCAACCCCTGCAATACCAACGCTCTGATCGCCATGCACAGCGCCCCCGACGTTCCCAACGAGCGCTTCACCGCCATGACTCGCCTCGACGAGAACCGCGCCAAGAGCCAGCTGGCTACCAAGGCCGGTGTGGCTGTGGCCGACGTCAAGAAGATGGGCATCTGGGGTAACCACTCCAACACGATGTACCCGGACTTCTTCAACGCCACCATCGGTGGCAAGCCCACCACCGAGGTCATCAGTGATCACGAGTGGCTCAAGGGCGAGTTCATCTCGACGGTGCAGCAGCGCGGCGCGGCGATCATTAAGGCGCGTGGCTCCTCCTCGGCGGCCAGCGCCGCCAACGCGCTGATCGACCACGTGCGCGACTGGTTCACCGTCACCCCCGAAGACGACTTCCACGCCATGGCCGTGCCCTCCGACGGCTCCTACGGAGTGCAGGAAGGGCTGATCTACTCCTTCCCGGTGCGCTGCGACGGCAAGGGTGGCTACGAGATCGTGCAGGGCATCGAGCTCAACGACTTCTCCAAAGAGAAGCTCAAGGTCACCGAAGCGCAGCTCATCGAAGAGCGCGAAGTGGTCGCCGACCTGCTCAAGTAA
- a CDS encoding peptidyl-prolyl cis-trans isomerase, translating into MNVMQIARQTSCRIIPGIAILALATATGCSTNTPSQDADVDVAAPSESVPDEKTQTPSSEERAEEVVDANEDPDRAELHHIYFRLPDGLSTRATGPVATVGGVSVSARAYHEQLDYFAGKPNEDGSHDYAINNALKKVIQRQLLLNAFAPDEEAIEAERARLRLQQEAEVRARRGDDADLAPLRERWENDPTFGRKQAVDNLLIDGAMQRLGQTLPDRGDARDYHQAHPEEFQTQAVVEARVISARDAAEGQPARDYIAELHEQFTAEGADRDALFERHRDPIYGLVSVTEEDARSPDASPLADVAFEQEVDQLSEPFEHRGLWMFVWTHTRHEAGLIPFEKVEELLLERLQFEAREDAWTTMSERLLEQSEVTLHWENLSEPSAPGEER; encoded by the coding sequence ATGAATGTTATGCAGATCGCTCGCCAGACGTCGTGTCGCATCATCCCGGGTATCGCCATCCTCGCGCTCGCTACCGCCACGGGGTGCTCCACCAACACGCCCTCACAGGACGCCGACGTTGACGTCGCCGCACCATCGGAGTCTGTGCCCGATGAAAAGACGCAGACGCCATCTTCGGAAGAAAGGGCCGAAGAGGTGGTCGACGCGAACGAAGACCCCGATCGCGCGGAACTTCACCATATCTACTTCCGGCTGCCCGATGGTCTCAGCACCCGGGCCACCGGGCCGGTCGCTACGGTCGGTGGCGTCTCCGTCAGCGCCCGGGCCTACCACGAGCAGCTCGACTACTTTGCCGGCAAGCCCAACGAAGACGGGAGCCATGACTACGCGATCAACAACGCGCTCAAAAAGGTGATCCAGCGCCAACTTCTCCTCAACGCCTTTGCCCCCGACGAGGAGGCCATTGAGGCGGAGCGCGCAAGACTGCGCCTGCAGCAAGAGGCAGAGGTTCGCGCCCGCAGGGGCGACGATGCCGACCTCGCGCCGCTGCGCGAACGCTGGGAAAACGACCCGACCTTCGGACGCAAGCAGGCCGTCGACAACCTTCTCATCGACGGCGCGATGCAGCGCCTGGGGCAGACGCTGCCCGATCGCGGCGACGCCCGTGACTACCACCAGGCGCACCCCGAGGAGTTTCAGACTCAGGCGGTCGTCGAGGCCCGGGTCATCAGCGCCCGCGACGCCGCCGAGGGCCAACCTGCCCGGGATTACATCGCCGAACTTCACGAGCAATTCACCGCCGAGGGCGCCGATCGCGACGCGCTCTTTGAGCGGCACCGCGATCCGATCTACGGGTTGGTCTCCGTCACCGAAGAAGACGCACGAAGCCCGGATGCAAGCCCGCTGGCCGACGTGGCCTTTGAGCAGGAGGTCGACCAGCTCTCTGAGCCCTTTGAACATCGGGGGCTCTGGATGTTTGTCTGGACCCACACGCGCCACGAGGCCGGGCTGATCCCCTTTGAGAAGGTAGAAGAGCTCCTGCTGGAACGCCTGCAATTTGAGGCCCGGGAGGATGCCTGGACGACCATGAGCGAGCGGCTCCTGGAGCAGTCGGAGGTGACCCTTCATTGGGAAAATCTCAGCGAGCCCTCCGCCCCTGGCGAGGAGCGCTGA
- a CDS encoding foldase protein PrsA, producing MFLKKTALTSILALLLAACSSNAPVPDEPASSEAPQYRSAGLDNEAAQSSPEDAQPESAGSISAVGPVASVNGEEIGAEEFNAQVAMLQAQAQLPPELLQQMSSQIIENLIDQRLVNQAIEQSGVEPSQEEIDARLQEYREEFEASALEMYGEEIDFDEYIAQAGISPEEIRESVYQAVAIEKILMADGLELPDEEEAQTFYNENPEAFTRGEEVRARHILVRVDSENPEDWEAARQEAQELHARVTGGDDFADVARENSDDGSAQAGGDLGSFGRGRMVPEFEEAAFALQVDEISEPVRSDFGWHIIQVTERSDEEVMTFDSVKDQLTRELRNQALQESLGTYVAQLREEAEIETYPENIQ from the coding sequence ATGTTTTTGAAAAAGACTGCGCTCACGTCCATCCTGGCGCTGCTTCTGGCGGCCTGCTCCTCCAACGCGCCGGTGCCCGATGAGCCGGCCAGCAGCGAGGCCCCGCAGTACCGCTCAGCCGGCCTCGATAACGAAGCGGCCCAGAGCTCACCGGAGGATGCGCAGCCGGAGAGCGCGGGCTCGATCTCGGCGGTTGGCCCGGTGGCCAGCGTCAACGGTGAAGAGATCGGCGCCGAGGAGTTCAACGCCCAGGTCGCCATGCTGCAGGCCCAGGCCCAGCTTCCCCCGGAGCTCCTCCAGCAGATGTCCTCGCAGATCATCGAAAACCTCATCGATCAGCGCCTGGTCAACCAGGCCATCGAGCAGTCCGGCGTCGAGCCCAGCCAGGAAGAGATCGACGCGCGCCTCCAGGAGTACCGCGAGGAGTTTGAGGCCAGCGCGCTGGAGATGTACGGCGAAGAGATCGACTTCGATGAGTACATCGCCCAGGCCGGCATCAGCCCCGAAGAGATCCGCGAGTCGGTTTACCAGGCCGTGGCCATCGAGAAGATCCTGATGGCCGACGGGCTTGAGCTCCCCGACGAAGAGGAAGCGCAGACCTTCTACAATGAGAACCCCGAGGCGTTCACCCGCGGCGAAGAGGTCCGCGCGCGCCACATCCTGGTGCGCGTCGACTCGGAGAACCCCGAAGATTGGGAGGCCGCCCGCCAGGAAGCCCAGGAGCTGCACGCCCGCGTCACCGGCGGCGATGACTTCGCCGACGTGGCCCGCGAAAACTCCGACGACGGCTCGGCGCAGGCCGGCGGCGATCTGGGCTCGTTTGGCCGCGGCCGCATGGTCCCCGAGTTTGAGGAGGCTGCCTTCGCGCTGCAGGTCGACGAGATCTCTGAGCCGGTCCGCTCCGACTTCGGCTGGCACATCATTCAGGTCACCGAGCGCAGCGACGAAGAGGTGATGACCTTTGATTCGGTCAAAGATCAGCTCACCCGCGAGCTTCGCAACCAGGCCCTCCAGGAGTCGCTGGGCACCTACGTGGCGCAGCTTCGCGAGGAGGCCGAGATCGAGACCTACCCCGAGAATATTCAATAA
- the uvrC gene encoding excinuclease ABC subunit UvrC yields the protein MAASDEPFDIQARLSTIPHKPGCYLMRDRRGRIIYIGKAKDLKNRVRNYFQLHGDPRPFVRRLPQILGDIETIITASEKEALILENTLIKAHKPRYNVQLKDDKSFLSLRVDKNQKWPRVEVIRSKSSTKTKPGQRTFGPYSSAYAIRQTLQVLNKHFMLRTCPDHVLSNRSRPCLQYQIKRCPGPCVLPVDKDRYQQDVNQAVMFLEGRGDELVERLREKMARASEELEFELAARYRDQIQAIEKVLERQVAVGHREVDQDAFGFYREGDRLTFQVLFIRRGRLEGAQSFSYTDQEFPDEELFSSFLNLYYNAGNHVPNEVLLPLTLEDEEVEAFEELFSELAGHRVYVQSPQRGAKRALIATAQTNARHSFEEEHAKEERARDLLEKLQGRLKLKNLPRRIECYDISNLQGAQVVGSLVAFIDGEPAKAEYRHYKMRLVHGQDDFASMHEMLTRRLRKVADGDDDPPDLIVVDGGKGQLGQAVAVIEDLGLHQIDVVSLAKSRVDEVGFDDPEVTRSPERVFLPGRKNPVVLRQNSAELYLLQRVRDEAHDFAIGFHKQLRRKASLRSSLDDIPGIGPKTKRVLLRHFGSLVKIKAATLEELQAVEGVGPSTAEAIRGFFHPPGEGESSAQ from the coding sequence ATGGCAGCATCCGACGAGCCCTTCGATATCCAGGCCCGCCTCTCAACCATCCCGCATAAGCCGGGGTGTTATCTGATGCGCGACCGCCGCGGGCGCATCATCTACATCGGCAAGGCCAAAGACCTTAAAAACCGCGTCCGCAACTACTTTCAGCTGCACGGCGATCCGCGTCCTTTTGTGCGTCGGCTCCCGCAGATTCTGGGGGATATCGAGACGATCATCACCGCCTCTGAAAAGGAAGCGCTGATCCTCGAAAACACCCTGATTAAGGCGCATAAGCCGCGCTACAACGTGCAGCTTAAAGACGATAAGTCCTTCCTCTCGCTGCGCGTCGATAAGAACCAGAAGTGGCCGCGGGTCGAGGTGATCCGCAGCAAGTCGAGCACCAAGACAAAGCCCGGCCAGCGCACCTTCGGGCCCTACTCGTCGGCCTACGCGATCCGTCAGACGCTGCAGGTACTCAACAAACATTTCATGCTGCGCACCTGCCCCGATCATGTGCTCAGCAACCGCTCGCGGCCCTGCCTGCAGTACCAGATCAAACGCTGTCCGGGCCCCTGCGTGCTGCCCGTCGACAAAGATCGCTACCAGCAGGACGTCAACCAGGCGGTGATGTTTCTGGAGGGGCGCGGCGATGAGCTCGTGGAGCGGCTGCGCGAGAAGATGGCGCGCGCCAGCGAGGAGCTCGAGTTCGAGTTGGCCGCGCGCTACCGCGACCAGATTCAGGCCATTGAGAAGGTGCTCGAGCGGCAGGTCGCCGTGGGCCATCGGGAGGTCGACCAGGACGCCTTCGGCTTCTACCGCGAGGGCGACCGGCTCACCTTCCAGGTGCTCTTTATCCGTCGCGGGCGCCTGGAGGGCGCGCAGTCCTTCTCGTACACCGACCAGGAGTTCCCGGATGAGGAGCTCTTCTCGAGCTTCTTGAACCTCTATTATAACGCCGGCAACCACGTGCCCAACGAGGTGCTCCTGCCGCTGACGCTGGAGGACGAGGAGGTCGAAGCCTTTGAGGAGCTCTTCAGCGAGCTGGCCGGCCACCGCGTCTATGTGCAGAGCCCGCAGCGCGGGGCCAAGCGCGCGCTGATCGCCACCGCCCAGACCAACGCTCGCCATAGCTTTGAGGAGGAGCACGCGAAAGAGGAGCGCGCCCGCGACCTGCTCGAGAAGTTGCAGGGGCGGCTCAAACTTAAAAACCTGCCGCGGCGCATTGAATGCTACGACATCAGCAACCTGCAGGGCGCCCAGGTGGTGGGCTCGCTGGTGGCCTTTATCGATGGGGAGCCGGCCAAGGCCGAGTACCGCCACTACAAGATGCGCCTGGTACACGGGCAGGACGACTTTGCCTCCATGCACGAAATGCTCACTCGCCGCCTGCGCAAAGTCGCCGACGGCGATGATGATCCGCCCGACCTCATTGTGGTCGACGGTGGCAAGGGGCAGCTGGGGCAGGCCGTGGCGGTGATCGAAGATCTGGGGCTGCACCAGATCGATGTGGTCTCTTTAGCCAAGAGCCGCGTCGACGAGGTGGGTTTTGACGATCCGGAGGTCACCCGCAGCCCGGAGCGCGTGTTTTTGCCGGGGCGCAAAAACCCGGTGGTGCTGCGTCAGAACTCCGCCGAACTCTATCTGTTGCAGCGGGTGCGCGACGAGGCGCACGACTTTGCCATCGGCTTTCATAAACAACTTCGGCGCAAGGCCAGCCTGCGCTCCAGCCTCGACGACATCCCGGGCATTGGCCCCAAGACCAAACGCGTCTTGCTGCGCCATTTCGGAAGTCTCGTGAAGATCAAGGCCGCGACCCTCGAGGAACTTCAGGCCGTTGAAGGCGTCGGCCCCTCGACCGCCGAGGCGATCCGCGGCTTTTTTCATCCTCCGGGCGAGGGCGAGTCTTCGGCTCAGTGA
- a CDS encoding ArnT family glycosyltransferase produces MTAPDAPTSSPGNAPTDRLDWLIALVIFAGSVALLLATPQMGFTRDEGFYFHAASQYIGWFEDLWKNFHAGELASSFTQANIDRHWSYNPEHPVLMKAAFALSHKIFSELLGWMSPSTALRFPTMLTAGWLLSGVYLFGRQLGGRLAGLVGVGAMLLQPRFFFHAHLACFDVAVAAMNFWVVYAYWRSLQSRGWAVTTGLLFGLALSTKLNAFFLPITLVMHWVLSRAGEFRLVGGLRNGGLRIPKIPAAFWAMLTLGPILFYALWPRHWFDTFARIRWYMNFHLKHEHYFVYYFGENLQNPPFPVSYPWVMTLVTVPATILLAFALGCFIWVRHFGGRATLNAWKAALKARRLPSSVDPRGTGLLFLIHIIFPIALIAQAETPIFGGTKHWMPAMPFVAIIAGLAVAHLSAELARLLSARRTSREGSHSLNGPTEGETRPFIYAAIGLLLGAATLFPAALATRNNHPFGTSYYNELIGGHRGAADFKMFRQFWGYASRQALPWLNEHAEEGGRVWTHNVVNTAWRMYQTEDLAREDLRAVRMGSSDYALYHQQKAFTFLLLPLWEEYGTLAPRHVVELEGVPLISVYERVERDTLKFPEVRR; encoded by the coding sequence TTGACCGCACCTGACGCCCCCACCTCATCGCCGGGAAATGCCCCCACCGACCGCCTCGACTGGCTGATCGCGCTTGTGATTTTTGCCGGCTCGGTCGCCCTGCTGCTGGCCACGCCGCAGATGGGCTTTACGCGCGATGAGGGGTTTTATTTTCACGCCGCCTCCCAGTACATCGGCTGGTTCGAAGATCTCTGGAAGAACTTCCACGCCGGCGAGCTCGCCAGCAGCTTTACCCAGGCCAACATCGACCGACACTGGAGCTACAACCCGGAACACCCGGTGTTGATGAAGGCGGCGTTTGCCCTCTCGCATAAGATCTTTTCCGAACTTCTGGGCTGGATGAGCCCGTCGACCGCGCTGCGTTTTCCGACGATGCTCACCGCCGGCTGGCTCTTGAGCGGGGTGTATCTCTTCGGGCGTCAGCTCGGTGGTCGCCTGGCCGGGCTGGTGGGCGTGGGCGCGATGCTCCTGCAGCCCCGCTTCTTCTTTCACGCCCACCTGGCCTGCTTTGATGTGGCGGTGGCGGCGATGAACTTCTGGGTGGTCTACGCCTACTGGCGAAGCCTGCAGTCACGGGGCTGGGCGGTGACCACCGGACTTTTGTTCGGGCTTGCGCTCTCCACCAAGCTCAACGCCTTCTTCTTGCCCATCACGCTGGTGATGCACTGGGTGCTCTCGCGCGCCGGCGAGTTTCGCCTGGTGGGAGGCCTGCGCAACGGGGGGCTGCGCATTCCAAAGATCCCGGCGGCGTTCTGGGCGATGCTCACCCTGGGGCCGATTCTTTTCTACGCGCTCTGGCCGCGCCACTGGTTTGATACCTTTGCGCGCATCCGCTGGTACATGAACTTCCACCTCAAGCATGAGCATTATTTCGTCTACTACTTTGGCGAAAACCTGCAGAACCCGCCCTTTCCGGTGAGTTATCCCTGGGTGATGACGCTGGTCACCGTGCCGGCGACGATCCTTCTGGCCTTTGCGCTGGGGTGTTTTATCTGGGTTCGCCATTTTGGCGGCCGGGCTACGCTCAACGCCTGGAAGGCGGCGCTCAAAGCGAGGCGGCTGCCCTCCTCGGTCGATCCACGTGGAACCGGGCTGCTCTTTCTCATTCACATCATCTTTCCCATCGCGCTGATCGCGCAGGCGGAGACGCCAATCTTTGGGGGCACCAAGCATTGGATGCCGGCGATGCCCTTTGTGGCGATCATCGCCGGGCTGGCCGTGGCGCACCTGAGCGCGGAGCTGGCGCGTTTGCTCAGCGCGCGACGCACCTCCCGGGAGGGGTCACACAGCCTCAATGGTCCGACCGAGGGAGAGACGAGGCCTTTTATTTACGCGGCGATCGGGCTTCTGCTCGGCGCAGCAACGCTTTTTCCGGCGGCGCTGGCCACCCGCAACAACCACCCTTTTGGCACCTCCTACTACAACGAGCTTATCGGCGGGCATCGGGGGGCTGCGGACTTTAAGATGTTCCGGCAGTTCTGGGGCTACGCCTCACGCCAGGCGCTGCCCTGGCTCAATGAGCACGCCGAGGAGGGGGGCCGGGTGTGGACGCATAACGTTGTGAACACCGCCTGGCGCATGTATCAGACCGAAGATCTGGCACGTGAGGATCTTCGCGCGGTGCGCATGGGAAGCAGCGACTACGCGCTCTACCACCAGCAAAAAGCCTTCACCTTCCTGCTGCTGCCGCTCTGGGAGGAGTACGGCACCCTGGCCCCGCGCCACGTGGTGGAGCTTGAGGGCGTGCCGCTTATCAGCGTGTATGAGCGCGTCGAGCGCGACACCCTGAAGTTCCCCGAGGTGCGTCGCTAG
- the fghA gene encoding S-formylglutathione hydrolase has translation MERVESYASFGGTQEVWKHRSEVLDCEMKFAVYLPPAAAEGPCPVLYWLSGLTCTEQNFITKAGAQRYAAEEGVIIVAPDTSPRGEDVADAEGYDLGKGAGFYVNATREPWAAHYQMHDYVVDELPALIEANFPVSEKRAIFGHSMGGHGALVLALRNPGRYASVSAFSPIVAPTQVPWGEKALGAYLGDDREAWKAWDATELVATATERLPLLIDQGDSDQFLAEQLQPERLVGACEEVGHPIELRMQPGYDHSYYFIASFIGDHIRHHARALKG, from the coding sequence ATGGAACGTGTGGAGAGTTATGCGAGTTTTGGCGGCACCCAGGAGGTCTGGAAGCATCGTTCCGAGGTGTTGGACTGCGAGATGAAGTTCGCCGTCTACCTTCCGCCCGCGGCCGCCGAGGGCCCCTGCCCTGTGCTCTACTGGTTGAGCGGGCTGACCTGCACCGAGCAAAACTTCATCACGAAGGCCGGCGCGCAGCGCTACGCGGCTGAGGAAGGCGTCATCATCGTCGCGCCCGATACTAGCCCGCGTGGCGAGGATGTCGCAGACGCCGAGGGCTACGATCTGGGCAAGGGTGCGGGCTTTTACGTCAACGCCACTCGGGAGCCCTGGGCTGCGCATTATCAGATGCACGATTATGTGGTCGACGAGCTGCCCGCGCTGATTGAGGCAAACTTTCCGGTGAGCGAAAAGCGCGCGATCTTCGGGCATTCGATGGGCGGGCATGGCGCACTGGTGTTGGCGCTGCGCAACCCGGGGCGCTACGCCAGCGTCTCGGCTTTTTCGCCGATCGTCGCGCCCACACAGGTGCCCTGGGGCGAGAAGGCGTTGGGGGCGTATCTGGGAGACGATCGCGAGGCGTGGAAGGCCTGGGATGCCACCGAGCTTGTGGCCACCGCGACCGAGCGGCTGCCGCTACTCATCGATCAGGGCGATTCAGACCAGTTTCTGGCCGAGCAACTGCAGCCGGAGCGCCTGGTGGGTGCCTGCGAGGAGGTGGGGCACCCGATTGAGCTGCGTATGCAGCCGGGCTACGACCACTCGTATTACTTCATCGCGAGCTTCATCGGCGACCATATCCGCCATCACGCCCGGGCGTTGAAGGGCTGA